The following proteins are co-located in the Corynebacterium kalinowskii genome:
- a CDS encoding 6-phosphofructokinase, with product MRIATLTSGGDCPGLNAVIRGIVRTCSSEFGSNVIGYEDGWVGLMEDRRVQLYDDADIDKILLKGGTILGTGRLHPDKFKAGLDTIKANLADAGVDALIAIGGEGTLKGAQWLADNGIPVIGVPKTIDNDVNGTDYTFGFDTAVAVATDAIDRLHTTAESHNRVMIVEVMGRHVGWIALHAGMAGGAHHIVIPEVPFNIEAISKQMERRFQMGEKYGIIVVAEGALPEEGTMDFDLGSEDEFGHKTFNGIGQVIADEIHKRLGHDVRTTVLGHIQRGGTPTAFDRVLATRYGVQAARAVHRGERGKCVALHGEHIELIDLQEAVGTLKQVPLQRYETACALFG from the coding sequence ATGCGTATTGCGACTCTCACCTCCGGTGGCGATTGCCCTGGACTCAATGCTGTTATCCGCGGTATCGTCCGCACCTGCTCATCTGAATTCGGCTCCAACGTCATTGGCTACGAAGACGGCTGGGTTGGTTTGATGGAAGACCGCCGCGTACAGCTGTATGACGACGCAGACATTGACAAGATTCTGCTCAAGGGCGGCACCATCCTCGGCACCGGTCGCCTTCACCCAGACAAGTTCAAGGCCGGCCTGGACACCATCAAAGCGAACCTGGCCGATGCCGGAGTCGACGCCCTGATCGCAATCGGCGGCGAAGGCACCTTGAAGGGTGCACAGTGGCTGGCTGACAACGGAATCCCTGTTATCGGCGTGCCAAAGACCATCGACAACGACGTCAACGGCACCGATTACACCTTTGGCTTCGACACCGCAGTGGCCGTTGCTACCGACGCCATCGATCGCCTGCACACCACAGCTGAATCCCACAACCGCGTGATGATCGTGGAAGTTATGGGTCGCCACGTGGGTTGGATCGCTCTGCACGCGGGCATGGCCGGCGGTGCGCACCACATCGTGATCCCAGAGGTGCCATTCAATATTGAGGCCATCTCCAAGCAAATGGAACGTCGTTTCCAGATGGGTGAGAAGTACGGCATCATCGTGGTCGCTGAAGGCGCCCTGCCGGAAGAAGGCACCATGGACTTCGACCTCGGTAGCGAGGACGAATTCGGCCACAAGACGTTCAACGGCATCGGCCAAGTCATTGCGGATGAAATCCACAAGCGTCTTGGCCACGATGTTCGCACCACGGTGCTCGGCCACATCCAGCGTGGCGGTACCCCTACTGCTTTCGACCGCGTCCTGGCGACCCGCTACGGTGTGCAGGCAGCTCGCGCAGTTCACCGCGGTGAACGCGGCAAGTGCGTGGCTCTGCACGGCGAGCACATCGAGCTCATCGACCTCCAAGAGGCAGTCGGCACCCTCAAGCAGGTTCCGCTGCAGCGCTACGAAACCGCCTGCGCACTCTTCGGCTAG
- a CDS encoding MFS transporter, producing the protein MRIVSGIYLASAGASMLGNAVSHIAWPWLVLNRTGDPAAAGIVATAVAIPSLIIAIVGGQLVDKVGRKPVSILSDLISGASVAALILVDQNFGATLGWFIALGIIGAVGDVPGMAARNALITDVSRTSGVTVDKLSAALQALTGITFLLGPALAGVLMSLVSIELVLWITAACSFLAAAFTMLLRITHAAVDPTEDVFRGWRAWGSIVQRPEIKLFVWVALTSGLMVSPLLLVLLPAHFESVDKPLMLGLAMSAFAVGMIVAGGLVGWLGTAYRRRVWGLSMALFSLAFFGTAFLSNQWAVLLGMAAAGLASGLFGPVHTLTITEVTSEQVRGRAFSLFTAINLFVSPIGLSLTTLALKFHTIYWLAVALFVFWAPISMWAIWKGYKVLPHYKEPA; encoded by the coding sequence ATGAGAATCGTTTCGGGCATTTACCTGGCCTCTGCGGGTGCGTCAATGCTGGGTAATGCCGTATCGCACATTGCCTGGCCATGGCTGGTGCTGAACCGGACCGGGGATCCCGCAGCAGCAGGCATCGTGGCCACGGCGGTGGCGATTCCGAGCCTGATCATCGCGATCGTTGGCGGTCAGCTGGTAGACAAAGTGGGTCGCAAGCCGGTTTCCATTCTGTCCGATTTGATCTCCGGCGCGTCAGTGGCGGCGTTGATCCTCGTCGATCAAAATTTCGGCGCCACCTTGGGATGGTTCATCGCGTTGGGCATCATCGGTGCGGTGGGTGATGTCCCCGGAATGGCGGCGCGCAACGCACTAATCACCGACGTTTCGCGAACTTCGGGTGTCACGGTGGACAAACTCTCCGCGGCCCTGCAGGCCTTGACCGGCATCACTTTCTTGCTTGGTCCGGCGCTGGCGGGCGTACTGATGTCCCTGGTTTCGATCGAGCTCGTGTTGTGGATTACCGCTGCGTGTTCGTTCCTCGCCGCCGCTTTCACCATGCTGCTGCGAATCACCCACGCGGCGGTCGATCCGACAGAAGATGTCTTCCGCGGTTGGCGGGCGTGGGGCAGCATTGTTCAGCGCCCGGAGATCAAGCTGTTTGTCTGGGTCGCGCTTACTTCGGGGCTCATGGTCAGCCCGTTGTTGCTGGTGCTGCTGCCGGCGCACTTCGAGAGCGTCGATAAGCCCCTCATGCTCGGGCTCGCGATGTCGGCCTTTGCGGTGGGCATGATCGTGGCGGGCGGGCTGGTGGGTTGGTTGGGCACCGCTTATCGACGCCGCGTGTGGGGCCTGTCTATGGCCCTGTTTTCGCTCGCATTCTTTGGCACAGCGTTCTTGTCCAACCAATGGGCAGTGCTGTTGGGAATGGCAGCCGCAGGTTTGGCCAGCGGATTGTTTGGGCCGGTGCATACCTTGACCATCACTGAGGTCACCAGCGAGCAAGTCCGTGGCCGAGCCTTCTCCTTGTTCACCGCTATCAATCTGTTTGTTTCACCCATTGGGCTGTCGCTCACCACGCTTGCGCTGAAGTTTCACACCATCTATTGGCTGGCAGTGGCATTGTTTGTGTTCTGGGCACCGATCTCGATGTGGGCGATCTGGAAGGGCTACAAGGTACTGCCGCACTATAAAGAGCCCGCGTAG
- a CDS encoding glycosyltransferase family 87 protein encodes MIVSPSQAVRMELSPKVLWTICGIALVSGFWQIYMFFTKWEFLLDMEVYRAGGRAFLDNQSLYFESFNVRGVVLPFIYPPFGAAILSPFALVSSEVAAAFVLAMSTALTFVCIYAIAQALIANRLHAFTFACVMWPLALLSEPHTMNASFGQINVLVMALCVLDLVPRKRWLPQGTLIGIAAAIKLTPVALCLFFLLRKDFRAIGWAVVSGVVVTAITACFRLTATIEFYTDTIFKMNSTSEAGVSTAYLTNQSIKGMLARWAPSEQAAVAHQGLIDILWLVFVVIAIVAVARLMIMMFRRDMIVDAALANAGLMLIISPISWSHHWVWMPLFAMVLLFRWLTTAGNPVLLGICAGATWLFCLQIKPHWIFGDLNAEMFHLSILEKLVLSGYLWLMVFIVVSLFVVMRGNPAPSRVD; translated from the coding sequence ATGATTGTGTCCCCGTCGCAAGCCGTCAGAATGGAATTGAGTCCTAAAGTTCTTTGGACCATCTGTGGAATCGCCCTCGTTTCTGGCTTCTGGCAGATCTACATGTTCTTCACAAAATGGGAATTTTTGCTGGACATGGAGGTCTACCGGGCCGGGGGGAGGGCGTTTTTGGACAATCAATCGCTGTACTTTGAGTCCTTCAACGTTCGTGGCGTCGTATTGCCGTTCATCTATCCGCCCTTCGGAGCCGCGATTCTGTCTCCGTTCGCGTTGGTAAGTAGCGAGGTAGCCGCGGCATTCGTGCTCGCCATGTCCACGGCCCTGACGTTTGTGTGCATCTATGCGATCGCACAGGCTCTCATCGCGAACCGCTTACACGCCTTCACTTTCGCGTGCGTGATGTGGCCGCTGGCACTGCTGTCAGAGCCGCACACCATGAACGCCAGCTTCGGACAGATCAATGTGCTGGTCATGGCGCTGTGTGTCCTGGATTTAGTGCCCCGTAAACGCTGGCTACCCCAAGGCACGCTGATCGGCATCGCCGCGGCCATCAAACTCACACCGGTCGCGCTCTGCCTGTTCTTCCTGCTCAGGAAGGATTTCAGGGCAATCGGGTGGGCAGTTGTTTCGGGTGTAGTGGTCACCGCGATCACCGCGTGTTTCCGTCTCACTGCCACAATCGAGTTCTACACCGACACAATTTTCAAGATGAATTCCACCAGCGAGGCAGGCGTGAGTACTGCCTACCTGACCAACCAATCAATCAAGGGGATGCTCGCGCGCTGGGCGCCATCTGAACAGGCAGCGGTGGCCCATCAAGGTTTGATTGACATCCTGTGGCTGGTGTTCGTCGTGATCGCGATCGTCGCTGTCGCGCGTCTCATGATCATGATGTTCCGCCGTGACATGATCGTGGATGCAGCCCTGGCCAACGCGGGCCTTATGCTGATCATCTCCCCGATTTCGTGGTCGCACCACTGGGTATGGATGCCGCTATTTGCCATGGTCTTGTTGTTCCGCTGGCTCACTACAGCAGGAAATCCAGTGCTGCTTGGAATCTGCGCAGGAGCCACATGGCTATTTTGCTTACAAATCAAGCCGCACTGGATTTTTGGTGATTTGAATGCTGAGATGTTCCACCTCAGCATCCTGGAAAAGCTGGTCCTCTCGGGCTATCTCTGGCTGATGGTCTTCATCGTGGTCAGCCTGTTCGTGGTGATGAGAGGAAACCCAGCTCCTAGCCGAGTGGATTAA
- a CDS encoding LysR family transcriptional regulator ArgP: protein MNQNHLTTLLAVLDEGSFEGAADALRITPSAVSQRIKALESDMGRVLIRRTSPVAATDAGEILAQAARRMALLQAETDVALERSISRVPLSVAINADSLATWFQSVFSDVAKWKHATLQLRIEDEAHSLTLLRRGDCLGAVTTEATPVSGCDVRELGTMRYRPVATPALKDAFTSDEGIDWADMPVLRYGPNDAIQESDWRGRLPERPRERRVSQIPSSEAFLEAVRCGLGWAYVADLQSDPLLETGELVLLDSTHVDVPLYWQHWRLQSAMLQDLTQSVVDAAKQHLS, encoded by the coding sequence ATGAACCAAAATCATCTCACTACGTTGCTCGCCGTGTTGGATGAGGGCAGCTTCGAAGGTGCCGCAGACGCCTTGCGCATTACGCCTAGCGCAGTGAGCCAGCGCATCAAAGCGTTGGAGTCTGACATGGGGCGGGTACTTATTCGTCGCACCAGCCCGGTGGCCGCAACCGACGCGGGCGAAATTCTAGCGCAGGCTGCGCGTCGAATGGCGCTGCTCCAAGCTGAAACTGACGTCGCGCTGGAACGCAGTATTTCCCGAGTCCCACTGTCGGTAGCTATCAACGCTGATTCCCTGGCAACATGGTTCCAGTCGGTGTTTTCCGACGTAGCCAAGTGGAAGCATGCCACTTTGCAGCTGCGCATCGAGGATGAGGCGCACTCGCTCACTTTGCTGCGTCGCGGTGACTGTCTCGGCGCCGTGACAACTGAGGCAACGCCGGTATCAGGGTGCGACGTACGCGAGTTGGGAACTATGCGATACCGACCGGTGGCCACCCCTGCCCTGAAAGATGCATTTACCTCCGATGAAGGCATCGACTGGGCCGACATGCCGGTGCTCCGCTACGGCCCCAACGATGCCATCCAGGAATCTGACTGGCGTGGTCGGCTCCCGGAGCGCCCGCGCGAGCGTCGCGTCAGTCAGATCCCATCCTCCGAGGCTTTCCTCGAAGCCGTGCGCTGCGGTTTAGGCTGGGCGTATGTTGCCGACCTGCAGAGCGATCCGCTGCTCGAGACCGGCGAATTGGTGTTGCTTGACAGCACGCATGTCGACGTCCCTCTTTACTGGCAGCACTGGCGTCTACAGTCGGCCATGCTGCAGGATCTCACCCAGTCCGTCGTGGATGCCGCAAAGCAGCACTTGTCCTAG
- a CDS encoding DHA2 family efflux MFS transporter permease subunit, with the protein MTQTNPWKALTALCTGFFMILLDQTIVAVATPALQAELGADLGSVVWVTSIYLLAYAVPLLVTGRLGDRFGQRNMYVAGMVVFTLSSLACGLAPSIGWLIAARLVQGLGASMLTPQSMSVINRIFPREKRGAAMGVWGAVAGLASLAGPVLGGLIVGTVGWQWIFFINVPVGIVCILMVLAWVPDLGATAARVDVFSVLTVIPAMFLVVFSLQEGPNFGWAWWLFLGLLAGLALIGVFLWLQTRAEHPLLPLAVFSNSNFSHGSFSISTMGFAVAGTMLPIMLYLQEGRGLSAEAAGLMLVPMAVISGVFAPFVGRMADRLHPRVLSMFGFGMMVVAMLSLVVIMRDSVPVGWMLLGSALLGVGNAFVWSPNATTTMRDMDVDKLGAASGVYNTSRQVGAVVGSAAIGAAMQVFVQHTSVANAMGLSMIVPLLVLCAGFISVSRFRAQPLHTDS; encoded by the coding sequence GTGACTCAAACCAATCCCTGGAAGGCCTTGACCGCGCTGTGTACGGGCTTTTTCATGATCCTGCTCGATCAGACGATCGTGGCCGTAGCGACCCCAGCCCTGCAAGCGGAACTCGGTGCCGACTTGGGCTCGGTCGTGTGGGTGACTTCTATCTATCTGCTCGCCTACGCGGTGCCGCTGCTGGTGACGGGCCGGCTGGGAGATCGGTTTGGCCAGCGCAATATGTATGTGGCGGGCATGGTGGTGTTCACCCTGAGCTCGCTCGCATGTGGTCTCGCGCCGAGCATTGGGTGGCTTATCGCTGCGCGACTGGTGCAGGGGCTCGGTGCCTCAATGCTGACTCCGCAATCGATGAGCGTCATCAACCGCATTTTCCCGCGCGAAAAGCGCGGTGCTGCGATGGGCGTATGGGGCGCTGTCGCCGGACTTGCTTCTCTGGCCGGTCCCGTGCTGGGCGGCCTCATCGTGGGAACCGTCGGCTGGCAATGGATCTTTTTCATCAATGTGCCAGTGGGAATAGTCTGCATTCTCATGGTGCTCGCGTGGGTGCCGGACCTGGGGGCCACCGCAGCGCGTGTCGACGTCTTCAGCGTCCTCACCGTCATCCCAGCGATGTTCCTCGTCGTCTTCTCGCTGCAAGAGGGGCCTAATTTCGGCTGGGCGTGGTGGCTCTTCTTGGGGCTGCTTGCCGGACTAGCATTGATCGGAGTGTTCCTCTGGCTGCAAACCCGGGCCGAGCACCCGCTCCTACCACTGGCGGTTTTCAGCAACTCTAATTTCTCCCATGGTTCGTTTTCCATCTCCACCATGGGTTTCGCCGTCGCCGGTACGATGCTCCCGATCATGCTTTACCTGCAGGAAGGTAGGGGATTGTCTGCCGAAGCCGCCGGGCTGATGCTCGTGCCAATGGCAGTGATTTCTGGTGTGTTCGCTCCCTTCGTCGGGCGCATGGCCGACCGACTGCACCCGCGGGTCCTTTCCATGTTCGGTTTCGGCATGATGGTCGTGGCAATGCTGAGCCTCGTAGTGATCATGCGCGACAGTGTGCCAGTGGGATGGATGCTGCTTGGCTCCGCGTTGCTCGGCGTGGGAAATGCCTTCGTGTGGTCGCCGAATGCGACGACCACGATGCGGGATATGGACGTCGATAAGCTCGGTGCGGCGTCCGGGGTGTACAACACCTCCCGGCAGGTCGGAGCGGTGGTGGGCTCGGCAGCCATCGGTGCCGCGATGCAAGTATTCGTGCAGCACACCAGTGTGGCCAACGCCATGGGCTTGTCCATGATCGTTCCGTTGCTGGTGCTGTGTGCCGGCTTTATCAGCGTCTCGCGGTTCCGAGCGCAGCCCCTTCATACGGACAGCTAG
- a CDS encoding LysE/ArgO family amino acid transporter, whose product MSVFVSGLIIGLSLIVAIGPQNALIIKQGIKREHVVPILIVCLLSDVILILGGTLGVGVLVESAPMFLSVLKWFGAAYLAYFAFTCFRDAAAPSETGIVAEESPRSHSLEGGDVLVKTAPTRTRKRTSWHRPVLTALAFTWLNPVAYIDALVMLGGIANQHGEVLRWNFAAGALVSSAIWFPTIGFLSVKGASILQRPAIWRIINVAIGCLMIFMTIKLVLH is encoded by the coding sequence ATGAGCGTTTTTGTTAGTGGTTTGATCATCGGCCTATCCCTCATTGTTGCCATCGGCCCCCAGAATGCGCTGATTATCAAGCAAGGAATCAAGCGGGAACACGTCGTTCCTATCCTCATCGTCTGCTTGCTTTCCGACGTCATCCTCATCCTGGGCGGCACCCTCGGAGTGGGAGTGCTCGTCGAAAGCGCTCCTATGTTCCTCAGCGTGCTGAAGTGGTTCGGTGCAGCGTACCTTGCGTACTTCGCCTTCACATGCTTCCGCGATGCCGCAGCCCCATCAGAGACTGGAATCGTGGCCGAAGAAAGTCCCCGGTCTCATAGTTTGGAGGGGGGCGATGTGCTGGTAAAGACCGCCCCAACACGCACCCGGAAGCGAACTTCTTGGCACCGACCAGTTCTCACGGCTCTCGCCTTTACTTGGCTGAACCCCGTGGCCTATATCGATGCTCTGGTGATGCTAGGTGGCATTGCCAATCAACATGGAGAGGTACTTCGCTGGAACTTTGCCGCCGGAGCGCTTGTTTCCAGTGCCATCTGGTTCCCCACCATTGGCTTTCTCTCCGTCAAGGGAGCGTCAATCCTGCAACGACCCGCTATTTGGCGAATTATCAATGTGGCCATTGGCTGCTTGATGATCTTCATGACCATCAAGCTGGTCCTGCACTAG
- a CDS encoding sortase family protein: protein MKRFLAAMCAVALVGCSPKAEIPPEVSSGAVQTEDIAHINPSAALEIVIPDVDIRASFDEEPCRVKNGAIDPKSMSNACVYTSPDMPYVLPGTDANDLVVVAGHTGAGVPAVFNNLYDGKNDRQTVQEGAKLYIRTVASEGKWLVYRATDFHAPQKETLADNSEIWGAEPTPGRLLTISCVQPANPLAASVRNAVVGWQFEGVAGGNDVGLTTSIGTPNQ from the coding sequence GTGAAGCGTTTTCTCGCTGCCATGTGCGCCGTAGCTTTAGTGGGGTGTTCGCCGAAGGCGGAGATCCCACCAGAGGTGTCGTCTGGCGCTGTGCAGACCGAGGACATCGCGCACATCAATCCAAGCGCGGCGCTGGAGATCGTTATTCCTGACGTAGACATCCGGGCATCCTTTGATGAAGAGCCGTGCCGGGTGAAGAACGGGGCGATCGATCCGAAGTCGATGAGCAACGCCTGCGTGTACACCAGTCCGGACATGCCGTATGTACTGCCTGGCACCGATGCTAATGACCTCGTTGTCGTCGCTGGCCACACAGGTGCCGGAGTGCCCGCAGTTTTCAACAATCTCTACGACGGCAAGAACGACCGTCAGACTGTGCAAGAAGGGGCGAAGCTATACATTCGCACCGTAGCCTCGGAGGGTAAGTGGTTGGTCTATCGAGCCACCGATTTTCATGCCCCGCAGAAGGAAACACTGGCGGACAATTCCGAAATCTGGGGTGCTGAGCCAACTCCGGGTAGGTTGCTCACCATCAGTTGCGTGCAGCCGGCGAATCCGTTGGCCGCGTCGGTGCGCAACGCTGTGGTGGGGTGGCAGTTTGAGGGTGTCGCTGGCGGCAACGATGTCGGCTTAACGACGTCAATCGGCACACCAAATCAATAG
- the gatB gene encoding Asp-tRNA(Asn)/Glu-tRNA(Gln) amidotransferase subunit GatB, producing MTDLMDFDEVLTKYDPVMGMEVHVELATETKMFSASSAHFGADPNTNVDPVSLGLPGALPVVNEKGVEWAIKIGLALNCSIAESSRFARKNYFYPDQPKNYQISQYDEPIAYDGYLDVVLDDGETWRIEIERAHMEEDTAKLTHLGGADGRISGATSSLVDANRAGVPLIEIVTKPIEGAGERAPEVARAYVSALRDLVKALGVSDARMDQGSMRVDSNLSLRPVGTVEFGTRTETKNINSIKSVEQAVRYEMMRQAAVLEAGGTIDQETRHYQETDGSTSKGRPKETAEDYRYFNDPDLPPVIAPREWVEEIRATLPELPWVRKARIQEEWQLSDAEMRDLVNAGALDLIIQTVEEGTTPDEARSWWVSYLSQKAKEADTELDALAVTPAHVARVVALIKEGKLTNKLGRQAIDGVLAGEGDVDEVVAKRGLEVMQDDGAIEKAVDEALAANPDVVEKIKAGNAKAGGAIVGAVMKATRGKADPATVNKLIAQKCK from the coding sequence ATGACTGACCTGATGGATTTCGACGAAGTACTGACCAAGTATGACCCGGTTATGGGCATGGAAGTTCACGTCGAGTTGGCCACGGAAACCAAGATGTTTTCCGCCAGCTCCGCGCACTTTGGCGCAGACCCTAATACCAACGTCGATCCCGTGAGCCTCGGACTTCCGGGCGCACTGCCGGTGGTAAACGAAAAAGGTGTCGAGTGGGCGATCAAGATCGGCCTCGCGCTGAATTGCTCCATTGCGGAATCCTCCCGCTTCGCGCGTAAGAATTACTTCTACCCAGATCAGCCGAAGAACTACCAGATCTCCCAGTACGACGAGCCCATCGCGTATGACGGCTACTTGGATGTCGTCCTTGATGACGGCGAGACCTGGCGCATCGAGATCGAGCGCGCACACATGGAGGAAGATACCGCCAAGCTCACCCACCTCGGTGGCGCTGACGGCCGCATTTCCGGCGCGACCTCCTCGCTTGTCGACGCCAACCGCGCAGGCGTCCCCCTGATCGAAATCGTAACCAAGCCGATCGAAGGCGCAGGGGAGCGTGCCCCAGAGGTTGCTCGCGCGTATGTGTCCGCGCTGCGTGACCTGGTGAAGGCGCTCGGCGTTTCCGACGCTCGCATGGACCAGGGTTCTATGCGCGTGGACTCTAACCTGTCCTTGCGCCCAGTGGGCACTGTCGAATTCGGTACCCGTACTGAAACGAAGAACATTAACTCCATCAAGTCCGTTGAGCAGGCGGTGCGTTACGAAATGATGCGTCAAGCTGCTGTGCTCGAGGCAGGTGGCACCATCGATCAGGAAACCCGCCACTACCAGGAGACCGACGGCTCGACCTCCAAGGGACGCCCGAAGGAAACCGCGGAAGATTACCGCTACTTCAACGATCCTGACCTGCCACCAGTGATCGCGCCACGCGAATGGGTGGAAGAAATCCGCGCCACGCTTCCCGAGCTGCCGTGGGTACGCAAGGCTCGCATCCAGGAGGAATGGCAGCTTTCCGACGCCGAAATGCGTGACTTGGTGAACGCTGGCGCACTGGATCTCATCATCCAGACCGTGGAAGAAGGCACCACCCCTGACGAGGCTCGCTCTTGGTGGGTTTCCTACCTGTCCCAGAAGGCCAAGGAAGCTGATACCGAGCTCGATGCCCTGGCTGTCACCCCAGCACACGTGGCCCGGGTTGTTGCCTTGATTAAGGAAGGCAAACTCACGAACAAGCTCGGCCGTCAGGCAATCGACGGTGTGCTTGCTGGTGAAGGTGACGTTGACGAGGTCGTCGCGAAGCGTGGCCTTGAAGTGATGCAGGATGACGGCGCGATCGAGAAGGCTGTGGACGAGGCCCTGGCGGCGAACCCAGACGTCGTGGAAAAGATCAAGGCCGGCAACGCTAAAGCTGGCGGCGCCATTGTCGGTGCCGTGATGAAGGCGACCCGCGGCAAGGCTGATCCGGCCACGGTGAACAAGCTGATCGCACAGAAGTGTAAGTAG
- a CDS encoding LPXTG cell wall anchor domain-containing protein — protein MKRFATSVTALAVAGAMSLSVLPAAQAQTAGSSFSYSIEGIAGSLQQFAKLSPELQAEIRAAIEAQDLLKLVQLKLRVDAELAAQQAVADGKTGAEVEVKAPAMSSHSGSSALASVIADGASSNKTQPTTGNTAGGEAKAEVGSSASSVADKITSGSSSRTEGAETKGETGSSASSAVDNVVSGSSAKTEGTETGDQKESGSSANLLGNIDARTILGLTGVTLAVLSFGGLLSSDSNGSSSGSSDGSSAKDETKKDETKKEETKKEETQKGETKKEDTTKGEATKGVAKQEVRGGVAAESQQKQGEVAAKKRGVLAATGESMSIRVLAGIALMLVLAAGFVARRKFAAN, from the coding sequence ATGAAGCGTTTTGCTACTTCTGTTACTGCATTGGCTGTTGCAGGTGCGATGTCTCTGTCCGTGCTTCCTGCAGCCCAGGCGCAAACTGCCGGTTCTTCTTTCTCCTACTCCATTGAGGGAATTGCGGGTTCCCTGCAGCAGTTCGCTAAGCTCTCTCCAGAGTTGCAAGCTGAAATTCGCGCTGCTATCGAAGCTCAAGATCTGCTGAAGCTTGTTCAGCTCAAGCTGCGCGTCGATGCCGAACTGGCCGCCCAGCAGGCCGTTGCTGACGGCAAGACCGGTGCTGAGGTAGAGGTTAAGGCTCCAGCAATGTCTTCGCATTCAGGTTCGAGCGCATTGGCTTCCGTTATCGCCGACGGTGCCTCCAGCAACAAGACTCAGCCGACCACCGGAAACACGGCTGGCGGAGAAGCCAAGGCAGAAGTTGGTTCTTCTGCTTCCTCCGTAGCGGACAAGATCACCTCCGGTTCTTCCTCTCGCACCGAAGGTGCTGAGACGAAGGGGGAGACTGGTTCTTCTGCATCTTCCGCGGTCGATAATGTTGTTTCGGGGTCTTCCGCTAAGACTGAGGGTACTGAGACGGGCGATCAGAAGGAGTCCGGTTCCTCCGCTAACCTGCTGGGCAACATTGATGCCCGTACCATCTTGGGTCTGACCGGTGTCACCCTTGCTGTGCTTTCATTCGGTGGCTTGCTGTCCTCCGATAGCAATGGTTCTTCCAGCGGATCTTCTGACGGCTCTTCTGCTAAGGACGAGACGAAGAAGGATGAAACCAAGAAGGAGGAAACCAAGAAGGAAGAGACTCAAAAGGGCGAGACCAAGAAGGAAGACACCACTAAGGGTGAAGCCACGAAGGGTGTAGCCAAGCAAGAGGTGCGCGGAGGCGTAGCAGCTGAGAGCCAGCAGAAGCAGGGCGAAGTGGCTGCGAAGAAGCGCGGTGTCCTGGCTGCCACGGGTGAATCCATGTCTATCCGTGTGCTTGCAGGTATTGCGCTCATGCTCGTTCTGGCCGCAGGCTTTGTTGCTCGCCGGAAGTTCGCTGCTAACTAA
- a CDS encoding DoxX family protein produces the protein MTNNQHPDRMQPADLDGLDNVPTYDPKKSGSGLGKFYERYGRSAPKNIDPNAAEAVSESTPVSTNDATATHDLYKVSNEPEPTASFDAPTVSESPYQQPAAAMSDPFSATATSATPATTTDYDDAPVVDKPADARRGTIDLGLMIIRLGVGALLTFMAVQTFFELGGAPGINGLKEQFANYAMGDILAIAVPTMQLVAGVFLLLGLLTPVAASIATAVTGFGAVHALAQQDGISWLNPGDSLILPFLLALIAFGLQFTGPGRISLDVARSWAKRPLVSSWIWAIVGVAGAVAMWWFLAGVNPLG, from the coding sequence ATGACCAACAATCAGCACCCTGACCGAATGCAACCAGCAGACCTTGATGGTCTGGACAATGTCCCCACCTATGACCCGAAGAAAAGCGGTTCGGGGCTAGGTAAGTTTTATGAGCGTTACGGCCGTTCGGCGCCGAAGAACATTGACCCGAATGCTGCAGAAGCTGTTTCTGAATCAACGCCAGTGAGCACGAACGATGCGACTGCTACCCATGACCTGTACAAGGTCAGCAATGAACCAGAGCCGACCGCATCTTTCGACGCTCCGACAGTGTCCGAGTCGCCGTATCAGCAGCCTGCTGCCGCCATGTCCGACCCTTTCTCAGCAACTGCTACCTCAGCAACCCCGGCTACGACAACGGATTATGATGACGCCCCGGTCGTCGATAAGCCTGCAGATGCCCGACGCGGCACGATCGACCTTGGTTTGATGATTATTCGCCTGGGCGTCGGTGCGTTGCTGACCTTTATGGCTGTACAAACCTTCTTCGAGCTCGGTGGAGCGCCGGGCATTAATGGTCTGAAGGAGCAGTTCGCGAATTACGCGATGGGCGACATCCTGGCCATTGCCGTGCCAACGATGCAGCTGGTGGCTGGTGTGTTCCTGCTGCTCGGCCTGCTCACCCCGGTGGCAGCTTCGATCGCCACCGCGGTCACTGGATTCGGCGCAGTCCACGCGCTGGCGCAGCAAGATGGAATTAGCTGGCTCAACCCAGGCGATAGCCTCATTCTGCCGTTCCTGCTCGCACTCATCGCATTCGGGCTGCAGTTCACCGGACCTGGTCGCATCTCCTTGGATGTCGCGCGCAGCTGGGCAAAGCGACCACTCGTATCCTCGTGGATTTGGGCGATCGTCGGCGTTGCTGGCGCCGTCGCCATGTGGTGGTTCCTCGCGGGCGTTAATCCACTCGGCTAG